One genomic segment of Chelonia mydas isolate rCheMyd1 chromosome 1, rCheMyd1.pri.v2, whole genome shotgun sequence includes these proteins:
- the LOC102941076 gene encoding putative olfactory receptor 52P1: protein MASFNLTHSDPSTFILMGIPGLEAAHILISIPLSMFYIISLLGNFVVLFVVVKEQTLHKPMYLLLCMLALTDISMSSSVIPKALCIFWFNLKGITVDGCLTQMFFLHVVSVMHSSILVTMAFDRYIAICNPLRYATILTNARIAKLGIVGLIRAVLFILPLPLLLKRQPFCTNCIIPHMYCEHIAVAKIFTGDITVNKMYGLVIAVTVIGLDLMLIALSYGLVIRAILRISTKKAHQKALNTCTAHICVMLMSYTPSLFSKLTHRFSQGIAPHVHIILANLYLLIPPMLNPIIYGVKTKELHDKVVKYICRR from the coding sequence ATGGCATCTTTCAACCTCACCCACTCTGACCCTTCAACATTCATCCTTATGGGCATCCCTGGCCTGGAAGCTGCCCATATCCTGATTTCCATCCCTTTATCTATGTTCTACATTATCAGCCTGTTGGGAAATTTCGTGGTTCTGTTTGTTGTAGTGAAAGAGCAGACCCTACACAAGCCaatgtacctgctgctctgcatgctggcgcTCACAGACATCAGCATGTCTAGCTCTGTCATACCGaaggcactgtgtatattttggttcaatcTGAAAGGCATTACTGTGGatggctgcctcacccagatgttcttccttcATGTGGTTTCTGTTATGCACTCATCTATCCTTGTGACAATGGCCTTCGATCGCTACAttgccatatgtaaccctctgagatatgccaccatcctcaccaacgCACGAATAGCTAAGCTTGGGATAGTGGGTTTgataagagctgttctcttcattctgcccctgcccctgctcctgaagAGGCAGCCATTCTGTACCAACTGCATTATCCCCCACATGTACTGCGAGCACATAGCTGTGGCGAAGATATTCACAGGGGACATCACAGTCAACAAGATGTATGGCTTGGTGATAGCTGTTACAGTTATCGGGTTAGACCTGATGCTCATTGCCCTGTCCTACGGTCTCGTCATCAGGGCCATCCTCAGAATCTCCACCAAGAAAGCCCACCAGAAAGCACTCAACACCTGTACAGCCCACATCTGTGTGATGCTGATGTCTTatactccctccctcttctccaagTTGACACACCGGTTCAGTCAGGGCATCGCTCCCCACGTTCACATCATCTTGGCCAACCTCTATCTCCTCATTCCCCCCATGCTCAATCCTATCATTTAtggggtcaaaaccaaagagcttcaTGACAAAGTGGTCAAGTACATCTGCAGAAGGTGA